tcattcaaactcaaacaataatcaatcaaattaacattcacttatcaaattcacatttaattattataaagttatTAAAACCCTACCTCCCTACAAATTTAGAATCAACGAAACTCCGAAAAAGGTTTTTGATTGAACTGCTGAAGAGAAAAATGTCATAAATCATCTGTATCTCATGGAACTCTAATTGGACGAATTTGAAGGAAAAAGGAGTTATGTCACCATCAATTTCTACCGGATAAAAGTAATGTCAATGTGTAGAGAAGGAGGAGAATATGAACGCTTATAtcggattaaattttttattggaattatgaataacaaaaaattagagTCGAAAATTTTAGTGGGGTTACCATTTTCTTCCTTGCAAGCTTCGacctttcctttctttattttctttcttctgagCTCCGTGATGAAGAGAACAAATATGAAATAAAGATGTTTTGGTGATTTAATAAAATAGGTTATGTGTcatgtttatatatttatatttgcaTGCATAAGTCACGTTTGGCTTTTATTTCCCTTAGTTTCCTTATGCTTTTGGCCAAGAGAATGGATAAGATAAATGTTGTTAAATAATAATGTTAATTAAAGGACATATGAtgagttaaataaataatatataaggttgaataatatataataataataataataataataataataataataataataatattaaatatatatgagttattaatataaataacattAGTAACTTAGGaattaaaagatatttgatGAAGTATTAGCAattctaaatttataaaaaatattgataattacTTATATCGGTAAAAATTAGACTTGatatatagtaataataatattattatttagatTCAACTATaattagagaaaataaaataaataatatgatataataataaaattatattaccatttattttattttggggttCGAAATCGACTcgtcaaaataaaactaatcacattaaaatattattttaagaaaaattcatgtTAGTGAAAAATTAGAGTTGTTACAGCGCTCACTTGCAGTTGTTGGCAGTTTGATGtcttgttaaaatataattaggatcGATTAACATTATTTagcatatctgaatatttattataggatattgcgtctttattatttcgattctcttagcacctgtaaatacccttttatattgtatcattttaGACAACTTGAAATCTCACAAACCTTTTTCTTGTTGctccttcttccttttctaACATGGCATCAGAGCCATGGTATTCTCATAGGATAAGTTGATTTTCTTCTGGTGAAATTACCATAATTTTCATACTTTTTTCTGtgccattttttttccttctcttttctcaATACTTTGATGTTTTTTTTACCTTACCGATTATTTCATCCACTACTTATTCTCATGAAGAAACCATATGTTTTTCGTCACTTTCCGATAGTTTATCACCTCTTCGCACTTTGTCACTTTTCAGCAGTTTTTCAGCAGTTCACCATCTTTTCAGCAGTTGGCTACTCTTGTGGCAGTTCCGTCTACGTTCTCTTCCGTCCGTCTGCACTTTCTTGTGACAATTCCGTCCGTGTTTTCTTGTGACAGTTCCGTCTACAATTTCAACTGCGTTTCATTTTGACAATTCTGTCTGCGTTTTCTATTAGTTTCGTCTGCACCCATTGTATTAGTTTAtacattcttttttatttagttgtttcaaataagtttcaaactcaagttgttacttgagtttgaggggggatgttagaatataattaggatcaattaatattatttagcatatctgaatatttattataggatattatgtttttattatttcgattctcttagcacctataaatacccttttatattgtatcattctaaacaacttgaatacactcaataatacacaaatcaTTTCTCTAGTTCAGTCTCTTATTTTTAACCTGTCTAATTAGTCGTGTATCGATTAGTGTTCTGTGGGTGATTGGTTTATCAACAGGCTAGAGTTGTCGTTGTGTAGGGGTGAGCACGTGCCAGTTTAGTTTGGGTTCATAGTAAAATTAAAACCGAACTGATCAAAATataattggtttggtttagtttgaatttgtgttttttttacaTGTACCCAAATCAAACCAAACCGATTAAGAACGGATTGGTTTGGTTCGAGTAATTGGGTATCCGATGActttgaaattcataaaaaaaaaactaaatttttatcttaaaaattcaacaagtacaataaacatgtaacatcaatagaaatagttaaacaccaaatacattaaaaactaaactcaTTAAAATCCTAACATATTAATAGTGAATAATCTTTGTCTAATGGAAaagtcatatatattttttatttaattaagatATGATCGATCTTGCGGGTTGGTTCGGGTTCTGCACCCCCAGAATCGATATTCGAATCAATCAGTAACAAAAATTATCGGTTTAGTTCGGATTAAATCCAATTACCCATTGATTCCGGAATCAATTTAATTGGTTCGATTCGAGTTCGAACAAGTAATCGGGTACCCGTTACCCATACTCACCCCTATTGTTGTGTGTATCTATGGGACTATTGCCCTTacttcttttgtaaatattttttttttgtattaatataTAAAGAGCGCATTagctttttttatttgatacgATAATTTAAATAGGAAGAGAGATAGAGATGGAAAAAGAGCACACtttaattttaaaggaaaaaaattgttttaattataattagagagtgttatataattattttagttataaattaataagataaatattaaatatataatggaCTAGGTGACAAGTTTACAGGAAAAGCAAACAATACATGATAACCACATCTAAGATAGAAACAGCCCCCTTCTATAACACGAAGGCTCCACACCCCTGTTAATGTTCATTGCATCTCCATTTTACTGCATGATTGTTAACTTGTTAAGCTTTTTATTGCCAAAGTTGTCTCCAACTAAAATCCGTGATCCACTTATGCTCAAACATGATTTAAACCATTGTTTTTTATTGAGGACCATCAACAATAACAGAATTACACGAATAATTGTTGAGTATTCTCCCATTAAACATTCAAAAGTTAAAATACAAGTGAACAATAAACTAGTgaacaaaagagaaagaaaacagaATCACAAATAGCCTACCTAGCAGCACTTAAGGTCGCGGTTAAAGATGGTTGGCAAGGGAAGCACAAAGCACTCGTCATTCTTATTTGGCTCTGCTAACCACTAGTTGAATACAGAACTAGCAGGACCAAAACACTCAAAGACTAACCATTTCCGTGCTAAATATGTGTGCACATACACTAACCATTTCCCTGTATTTGTCACAATTTCGTTGATATAAAGATAACACATATAAGGCATTAAATAGTGGATGAATTTCAATACATAGTAATAATATAATCTGTATTAAATTCAGGTGCTTCTGCTTCCTCTTATAAGCTCTAATATCTAGGCTTGAGCCACCCCGTTACATGCCTCAAGCACCTTTGCATCTGACTTATTTACTTCACTTTCTAATTTCTTGTCATATTCCGAGATACCAACTTTTCTGTGGCTTAGTACTTCTGCAACCCAATTTTGTAGCTGGCTGGTAGCCACTTCATCTGTTTGTGATAGTTAAAGGAAAGTTCAATTACAATAGTAAAACATTATATTAATTGGTACTAATTCATCCttcttatttattaattgtatttattaacaaaagatataaaattaGTCAAGAAAATAAGTACTTTATACTATAACTCTATTCCAAAAGTTCTGGATCTAAGTTCTAGAGATAACAAAAGATGTTTTTGTAAATATATATgagaaagatatttttaaaaaaaaaaaagtacatacAATAAGGGTTATTGAAGAAAAACATTTGGTGAGAGCGTACCTAACCGTGGGACGGTATGACCTTGAGGGTGCCTTATTATGAGGGGATTTTGAAAAGCAGAGGCGAGCTCCTCAGAAGGCAATTTAAGCCAATCTTTGTCACCAATGAAATGAACAGATTTTGCTTTTATGGGTTCTTTGTAGGCTACATCACATATGCTAGGATCTCTAAATTTGCATCCAGATATTGATACAAACAACTTTATCGGTGGATGTTCCTTCAACAACTTCCCCTGTGGATTTCATGTTCATTAATCAAATATTCTACCTCTATATTCTTcgtttaaaaaactaaaaaaagagattgttttagttttagtttttatttataaatcaaattaCTACTTGTAGCTTACCTGTGCTTGGTAACCTATTAGAAGTGCTGAAAGCGTTGCGCCCTAATAATAACAGAAAAGGAGTCAATCCGAGTCAGACAGTAGGACACATCTTAAGGTTATTATTAATAgtagattttatatttattatataaaatttaattttgatgtgcTATTACGTGCATTTAATTACGTAACggtcatattataaaaaaataactactatTTTCATTAACAGCGTGAATGGTCATCCTTAAACACGGATAAGATTGAACATTTTATACTgttagtatat
This portion of the Arachis duranensis cultivar V14167 chromosome 6, aradu.V14167.gnm2.J7QH, whole genome shotgun sequence genome encodes:
- the LOC107494223 gene encoding uncharacterized protein LOC107494223, which produces MEGENGKKMKILCLHGFRTSGSFLKKQISKWDPSLFSKFDMDFLDGKYPAGGKSDIEGIFPPPYFEWFQFNKEFTEYTNLEECISYLCEYITANGPFDGFLGFSQGATLSALLIGYQAQGKLLKEHPPIKLFVSISGCKFRDPSICDVAYKEPIKAKSVHFIGDKDWLKLPSEELASAFQNPLIIRHPQGHTVPRLDEVATSQLQNWVAEVLSHRKVGISEYDKKLESEVNKSDAKVLEACNGVAQA